From Methanocella paludicola SANAE, a single genomic window includes:
- a CDS encoding UPF0280 family protein, producing MLTRKYQVKETIVTVTADEQYHPVCLASIGRSRSDLERHILEDPFFKVTFEPYECPPGAPEVVKRMVDAASRVGVGPMAAVAGTIAWLALEDMVKAGCTYGIIDNGGDIALINDRTVVVGIYAGESPIKGFGLEIGPRDHILGVCTSSATVGPSISLGNSDAALIISEDVSLADAAATALGNRIVDKESLATAFDFLKSIPEVSGAIGIIGDRMATYGRLPEIVRADVDQGKITKGD from the coding sequence ATGCTGACCAGGAAATACCAGGTGAAGGAGACCATCGTCACCGTCACGGCCGACGAGCAGTACCATCCGGTATGCCTGGCCTCCATCGGGCGCTCCCGGAGCGACCTTGAGCGCCACATCCTGGAAGACCCCTTTTTTAAGGTCACATTCGAGCCGTACGAGTGCCCTCCCGGCGCCCCTGAGGTCGTTAAACGCATGGTCGACGCCGCTTCCCGGGTCGGCGTGGGCCCCATGGCCGCCGTGGCGGGCACCATCGCGTGGCTCGCCCTGGAGGACATGGTGAAGGCCGGGTGCACTTACGGCATCATCGACAACGGCGGGGACATCGCCCTCATTAACGACCGCACGGTGGTCGTGGGCATATATGCCGGAGAGTCTCCAATAAAAGGCTTTGGCCTGGAGATCGGTCCCCGCGACCACATTCTCGGCGTGTGCACGTCCTCGGCCACCGTGGGGCCCTCCATCAGTTTGGGCAATTCCGACGCCGCGCTCATCATATCGGAGGACGTGTCCCTGGCGGACGCTGCGGCCACGGCCCTGGGGAACCGCATAGTCGATAAAGAGTCCCTGGCGACGGCGTTCGACTTTTTAAAAAGCATCCCCGAAGTTAGCGGGGCCATCGGCATCATCGGAGACCGCATGGCCACATACGGCCGCCTGCCAGAGATCGTGAGGGCAGACGTCGATCAGGGAAAAATAACGAAGGGCGATTAG
- a CDS encoding 4Fe-4S dicluster domain-containing protein — protein MKLLLRFNPEIIKKPIIAETVLETGILLDIERARVEGPKGEIVLNVPDDNCRQVVDILKRKKVDVVRLDVPITKDEENCVHCGACVAVCPVGAIAFEYDWRVRMDEKACVQCGNCVTACPVKVIRLSDN, from the coding sequence ATGAAATTATTATTGCGCTTTAACCCGGAAATCATCAAGAAGCCCATCATCGCGGAGACGGTGCTCGAGACGGGCATCCTGCTCGACATCGAGCGGGCCAGGGTCGAGGGCCCGAAGGGCGAGATCGTGCTCAACGTCCCCGACGATAACTGCCGCCAGGTCGTCGACATACTAAAACGCAAGAAGGTCGACGTGGTCCGCCTGGACGTGCCCATCACGAAGGACGAGGAGAACTGCGTGCACTGCGGCGCCTGCGTCGCAGTCTGCCCCGTCGGCGCCATCGCCTTCGAGTACGACTGGCGGGTGCGGATGGACGAGAAGGCCTGCGTACAGTGCGGCAACTGCGTGACCGCCTGCCCCGTGAAGGTCATAAGGCTCTCCGACAATTGA
- a CDS encoding glycosyltransferase, with translation MDISVIIPTYNEEKYIETCLKSLECQDFPGNYEVIVSDGSSTDGTVDIAGRHADRVIVDRKDTIAYGRQAGAHAAKYSILAFTDADTYIPSDWLSNLAASLEDCRVVGAHGKLLPLDGNRIENDFCNYVLPPYSQFMVNINKPSVPGSNFAVRRKAFNKVRGFNTKLVTAEDVDLCNRIKKLGKFVYNPDAVVYVSTRRVREWGYLKMLSFYTSNTIKYHTKGTAGKLFEPIR, from the coding sequence ATGGACATTTCAGTCATCATTCCTACCTATAATGAAGAGAAATATATCGAGACGTGCCTGAAGTCGCTCGAGTGCCAGGATTTCCCCGGGAACTACGAGGTCATCGTCTCCGACGGCAGCAGCACTGACGGCACCGTCGACATCGCGGGCAGGCACGCGGACCGCGTGATCGTGGACCGCAAGGACACGATAGCCTATGGAAGGCAGGCGGGCGCTCACGCCGCTAAGTATTCCATCCTCGCCTTCACGGACGCGGACACGTACATACCGTCCGACTGGCTCAGCAACCTGGCCGCGTCTCTGGAAGACTGCCGGGTCGTCGGCGCCCACGGCAAGCTGCTCCCGCTGGACGGCAACCGCATCGAGAACGATTTTTGTAACTACGTGCTGCCACCGTACTCCCAGTTCATGGTCAACATCAACAAGCCTTCCGTGCCCGGCTCGAACTTCGCCGTCCGGAGGAAGGCGTTCAACAAGGTCAGGGGATTCAACACGAAGCTTGTCACGGCCGAGGACGTGGACCTCTGCAACCGGATAAAAAAGCTGGGCAAGTTCGTCTACAACCCCGACGCCGTGGTCTACGTGTCCACGAGGCGGGTCAGGGAGTGGGGCTACCTGAAGATGCTCTCCTTCTACACGTCGAACACCATCAAGTACCACACGAAGGGGACGGCCGGGAAGCTCTTCGAGCCAATCCGCTAA